The following proteins are co-located in the Echinicola sp. 20G genome:
- a CDS encoding WG repeat-containing protein → MTSNLKKWIITISMSLIAFSVCQAQVYEVYDTQLNLVQKINNDHIFLLSESIRVSDKDQKLKLLNNNYEPFLDLEGSEIYQYLSPWILVKGNDKYGAYHEYGEQILKPEYDHIDTHYNQLLGRKGTTYFHYDIGTKVLKPIGSFESAYIAQNGQVIAKTPAGYMLPLSDNPNQIYQDLQPVSDGAIISHEPSGYGLINRKGDYILDPILDTLKYLEGDFFYGYNENQYMLLKATEDDADIRYSSYHKITLENDVILEYIHGRLRRIMKNDGILLDIMGMDHVTRIDKDHYNVYFKNGRVGLLDSKGVWRVVPCDSVTSILPGQEELYGALKERHFGFVNRAGKLVIPNKFEAVNKFSEGLAGVKLGNLWGYTDRNGTTVISPQYDEVGEFHRGISIVKKDGRANLVDKSGKELLSQYYEQISLSDDQYYITEQEGLYGIIDPLGKEITAPIFESLRREGYDKIIVQKNNKFGILNESGELSLPVYYQNILIDNGTQKILAEDIYTPPVLDEAKGGRKKKKKSK, encoded by the coding sequence TTATTGAGTGAATCCATCCGTGTAAGTGATAAAGATCAAAAGTTAAAGCTACTCAATAATAATTACGAACCTTTTCTTGACCTAGAAGGATCAGAAATATATCAATACCTAAGTCCTTGGATACTGGTAAAAGGCAATGACAAATATGGCGCCTACCATGAATATGGCGAGCAAATCTTGAAGCCAGAGTATGATCATATTGACACGCATTATAACCAGCTATTAGGAAGAAAGGGAACCACCTATTTCCACTATGATATCGGGACCAAGGTGCTGAAGCCGATTGGATCTTTTGAGTCAGCCTATATTGCTCAAAATGGACAGGTTATTGCAAAAACTCCTGCGGGATATATGCTGCCTCTATCGGATAACCCCAACCAAATTTATCAAGACCTTCAACCAGTTTCAGACGGGGCTATTATCTCCCATGAGCCAAGTGGTTATGGCCTGATCAATCGGAAAGGCGATTACATTTTAGACCCAATTCTTGATACCTTAAAGTACTTGGAAGGCGATTTTTTTTATGGTTATAATGAAAACCAGTACATGCTACTAAAAGCGACAGAGGATGATGCAGACATCAGGTACAGCAGTTACCATAAAATCACATTGGAAAATGATGTAATCCTTGAGTACATTCATGGAAGACTGCGAAGGATAATGAAGAATGATGGAATTCTTCTGGATATCATGGGTATGGATCATGTAACCCGGATCGACAAAGACCACTATAATGTTTACTTCAAAAACGGCAGGGTTGGTCTTTTGGATAGCAAAGGTGTATGGAGAGTAGTGCCGTGCGACAGTGTCACTTCGATACTTCCTGGGCAAGAAGAGCTTTACGGTGCCTTAAAAGAGAGGCATTTTGGCTTTGTAAATAGAGCTGGAAAATTGGTTATCCCTAACAAGTTCGAAGCTGTCAATAAGTTCTCAGAGGGCTTAGCTGGTGTAAAGTTGGGGAACCTTTGGGGCTACACTGACAGGAATGGAACAACGGTCATTTCGCCACAATACGATGAAGTAGGAGAATTCCATCGCGGTATCTCTATTGTAAAAAAGGATGGTCGGGCAAACCTGGTAGATAAAAGCGGCAAGGAACTGCTGTCCCAATATTATGAGCAGATTTCCCTCTCAGATGACCAATATTATATCACTGAACAAGAAGGCCTCTATGGCATTATAGATCCATTGGGAAAAGAAATAACCGCACCAATTTTTGAATCTCTCCGCAGGGAAGGATATGATAAAATAATAGTTCAAAAAAATAATAAGTTCGGTATCCTTAATGAATCAGGAGAACTTTCTTTACCAGTTTATTATCAAAATATACTGATCGATAATGGAACTCAAAAAATACTGGCAGAAGACATTTATACTCCTCCTGTTTTAGATGAAGCCAAAGGAGGAAGAAAGAAAAAGAAGAAAAGTAAATGA
- the floA gene encoding flotillin-like protein FloA (flotillin-like protein involved in membrane lipid rafts) encodes MEMSNSAIILIAAFGGLILLFIFLYFVPVNLWITAIFANVKVGIGELIGMRIRKVPPSIIVNSLITATKAGLNLTTNELETHYLAGGNVPNVIRALISADKANINLSFKQATAIDLAGRDVFEAVQISVNPKVINTPSVAAVAADGIQLIAKARVTVRANIAQLVGGSGEDTILARVGEGIVTSIGSAKTHKSVLENPDKISKLVLERGLDAGTAFEILSIDIADIDVGTNIGAKLQIDQASADLKVAEAKAEERRAMAVALEQEMKARNVEMRAKVVEAEAEVPKAISEAFRSGNLGIMDYYKMENIKSDTEMRDSIAKPDEGKKGDNKSKGDK; translated from the coding sequence ATGGAAATGTCTAATTCGGCAATAATTTTAATTGCAGCCTTTGGTGGGCTGATATTGCTATTTATCTTTCTTTATTTTGTCCCTGTCAACCTGTGGATCACTGCGATTTTTGCCAATGTCAAAGTAGGCATTGGGGAGCTGATTGGGATGCGAATTCGAAAAGTTCCACCAAGTATTATCGTCAATTCACTGATTACTGCCACCAAAGCTGGTTTGAATTTGACCACCAATGAATTGGAAACACATTATCTGGCAGGAGGGAATGTCCCAAATGTGATCCGGGCATTGATTTCGGCAGATAAGGCCAATATTAACTTGTCTTTTAAGCAAGCTACAGCAATAGACTTGGCAGGTAGAGATGTGTTTGAAGCGGTTCAGATTTCCGTTAACCCTAAGGTGATCAATACACCAAGTGTAGCCGCTGTGGCTGCCGATGGTATCCAGCTGATCGCCAAGGCAAGGGTAACAGTGAGGGCCAATATCGCTCAGTTGGTTGGTGGCTCTGGAGAAGATACCATTTTGGCAAGGGTAGGGGAAGGGATTGTAACCTCTATTGGTTCTGCCAAAACCCACAAGAGTGTGTTGGAAAATCCTGATAAGATTTCTAAGTTGGTACTGGAAAGAGGCTTGGATGCGGGAACTGCATTTGAGATATTGTCCATTGATATTGCGGACATTGATGTAGGTACCAATATTGGAGCCAAACTGCAGATTGACCAAGCTTCTGCGGATTTAAAGGTTGCTGAGGCTAAGGCGGAAGAAAGAAGGGCGATGGCTGTGGCTTTGGAACAAGAAATGAAAGCGCGTAATGTGGAGATGAGAGCTAAGGTGGTAGAAGCAGAGGCCGAAGTGCCTAAAGCAATTTCTGAGGCTTTCCGTTCTGGAAATCTCGGGATTATGGACTATTATAAAATGGAAAACATTAAGTCCGATACAGAAATGCGGGATTCCATTGCGAAGCCCGATGAAGGTAAAAAAGGAGATAACAAATCCAAAGGAGACAAATAA
- a CDS encoding NfeD family protein: protein MTWAIIIGLLLIGLLLVMLEVIFVPGTTLVGVLGVIFSGLGVYYSFQHYDFQIAMYVLGGAVLANVLVIFYGFKSGLWKRFSLKDTISGRTYDDRLVGLEVGQRGRTLSDIKPYGKAEFGDKIYEVKSNTGFISSGQEVEIQQLENNRIIIKQ, encoded by the coding sequence ATGACTTGGGCTATTATAATAGGGCTGCTGCTGATCGGTCTTCTTCTGGTAATGCTAGAGGTGATTTTCGTGCCAGGAACTACGTTGGTAGGTGTCTTAGGAGTGATCTTTAGCGGGCTTGGTGTTTACTACAGTTTTCAGCATTATGACTTTCAGATAGCAATGTATGTGCTTGGAGGGGCTGTTTTGGCTAATGTCCTGGTGATTTTTTATGGTTTTAAGTCTGGTTTGTGGAAGCGATTTTCCCTTAAGGATACGATCAGTGGAAGGACATACGATGACCGCTTGGTAGGCCTGGAAGTGGGGCAAAGAGGAAGGACACTTTCTGATATTAAACCTTACGGTAAAGCTGAATTTGGAGACAAGATTTATGAGGTGAAGTCTAACACTGGTTTTATCTCATCAGGTCAAGAAGTAGAAATTCAACAACTTGAAAACAACAGAATTATCATTAAACAATAA